A part of Jiangella alba genomic DNA contains:
- a CDS encoding twin-arginine translocase TatA/TatE family subunit, which yields MPNIGTPELIIGLIVIFLLFGAKRMPEMARGIGQSLKIFKSEMSKPADSDASNAVIVNPAPAPQQAPSAQASAAQPAPAEPATETPAAAPADPEARPAQQ from the coding sequence ATGCCCAACATCGGTACGCCTGAGCTGATCATCGGCCTCATCGTCATCTTCCTGCTGTTCGGCGCGAAGCGGATGCCGGAGATGGCTCGCGGCATCGGGCAGTCGCTGAAGATCTTCAAGAGCGAGATGTCCAAGCCGGCCGACAGCGACGCGTCGAACGCGGTCATCGTCAACCCGGCGCCGGCGCCGCAGCAGGCCCCGTCGGCGCAGGCCAGCGCCGCGCAGCCGGCTCCGGCCGAGCCCGCTACCGAGACGCCGGCTGCCGCCCCGGCCGACCCGGAGGCTCGTCCCGCTCAGCAGTGA
- a CDS encoding AfsR/SARP family transcriptional regulator, whose amino-acid sequence MSNRVEIDLLGPMRLRADGRTLDVTTGRLRALIAVLALSAGRTVTVAQLIEALWTAQLPASPRRSVQTYVTRLRTLFGADLIATSATGYVLHVDPDAVDVLRFQRLLERADGSADPVRQRAHLTEALALWRGRPFDDVESDWLAGTEAPRLAERYLGAQERRIALDLELGRPADLVPELRELTGTHPLREPAWALLLEALDRSGRRAEALVQYERVRARLSTDLGVEPGPRLQAVYARLLAHTPARRTPPTLRRAPRQLPADVPDFVGRDDALALLDHAAATSPVATVSGTAGVGKTTLAVHWAHRVSDRFRDGQLYVNLRGFDPDRPPVDPADAIRGFLDALRVPHELIPADTDGQAALYRSVLAGRRLLVLLDNARDARQARPLLPGSADCLTLVTSRDQLIGLTATAGARAVTLDLPPVTDARELLVRRIGVRAAAAPHVVDELVTLCARLPLALAVAAARVAEQPESLEYRVAELRAASGGLEAFAADDATIDLRSVFSWSYDGLSDPAARLFRLAGSAPGPDIGVAAAAALAGLDADTVRPLLGELTRAHLLTERRPGRYRAHDLLRAYAAELAQAGPAEPALALGRLLDHYLATALAASRPLRSDRETYEPVPPPTAGPEVAERITGADAARAWFAAERRTLLAAVDAAADRGYAVHAWQLAWALTIDLDWRGRWRDIARVNSSALLAVRLLDDAEPAAHLHRLLGRAYGYLDRYADAEAHLQRALRLYADRHDLVGQARTLRSLGVVKERTGRHQESLEHDLDALALFRRIGQPAGLAGALNAVGWGQAMLGNYQRTLEFAGQALEILRGLDDRLAEAATLDTLGFAHHQLGAHDRAVDCFERALDLLRELDGLYYEVVTLRKLADSHEAAGDTVVAAQVRRLAVAALDELGERGTERLRAELTASVTAERDEPPGRPGRQPASR is encoded by the coding sequence GTGAGTAACCGCGTCGAGATCGATCTGCTCGGCCCGATGCGCCTGCGGGCGGACGGGCGGACCCTCGACGTCACCACCGGCCGGCTGCGCGCCCTCATCGCCGTCCTGGCGCTGTCGGCCGGCCGGACCGTCACCGTCGCCCAGCTGATCGAGGCGCTGTGGACCGCGCAGCTCCCGGCCAGCCCGCGGCGCAGCGTCCAGACCTACGTCACGCGGCTGCGCACGCTGTTCGGCGCTGACCTCATCGCCACCAGCGCCACCGGTTACGTGCTGCACGTCGACCCCGACGCCGTCGACGTGCTGCGGTTCCAGCGGCTGCTCGAGCGTGCCGACGGCAGCGCCGACCCGGTGCGGCAGCGGGCGCACCTCACCGAGGCGCTGGCGCTGTGGCGGGGGCGTCCGTTCGACGACGTCGAGTCCGACTGGCTGGCCGGCACCGAGGCGCCGCGGCTGGCCGAGCGGTACCTCGGCGCGCAGGAGCGGCGCATCGCCCTCGACCTCGAACTGGGCCGCCCGGCCGACCTCGTCCCGGAGCTGCGCGAGCTGACCGGCACTCACCCGCTGCGCGAGCCGGCGTGGGCGCTGCTGCTGGAGGCGCTGGATCGGTCCGGGCGGCGGGCCGAGGCGCTGGTGCAGTACGAACGGGTGCGGGCCCGGCTCTCCACCGACCTCGGCGTCGAGCCCGGCCCGCGGCTGCAGGCGGTGTACGCGCGGCTGCTCGCGCACACCCCGGCCCGGCGGACGCCGCCCACCCTGCGCCGGGCGCCCCGTCAGCTGCCCGCCGACGTGCCCGACTTCGTCGGCCGGGACGACGCGCTGGCGCTGCTGGACCACGCGGCCGCCACCTCGCCCGTCGCGACCGTGTCGGGCACCGCCGGGGTCGGCAAGACCACGCTGGCCGTGCACTGGGCGCACCGCGTCTCCGACCGGTTCCGCGACGGCCAGCTCTACGTCAACCTGCGCGGCTTCGACCCCGACCGGCCGCCGGTCGACCCCGCCGACGCCATCCGCGGCTTCCTCGACGCGCTGCGGGTGCCGCACGAACTGATCCCGGCCGACACCGACGGCCAGGCCGCGCTGTACCGCAGCGTGCTGGCCGGTCGCCGGCTGCTGGTGCTGCTCGACAACGCCCGCGACGCCCGTCAGGCCCGCCCGCTGCTGCCCGGCTCGGCCGACTGCCTGACGCTCGTGACCAGCCGCGACCAGCTGATCGGCCTGACGGCCACGGCCGGCGCGCGCGCCGTCACGCTGGATCTCCCGCCCGTCACCGACGCCCGCGAGCTGCTGGTGCGGCGCATCGGCGTGCGCGCCGCGGCCGCGCCCCACGTCGTCGACGAGCTGGTCACGCTGTGCGCCCGGCTGCCGCTGGCGCTCGCCGTCGCCGCCGCCCGGGTGGCGGAGCAGCCCGAGTCGCTGGAGTATCGCGTGGCGGAGTTGCGGGCGGCCAGCGGCGGGCTGGAGGCGTTCGCCGCCGACGACGCCACCATCGACCTGCGCTCGGTGTTCTCGTGGTCCTACGACGGCCTGAGCGATCCAGCCGCCCGGCTGTTCCGGCTGGCCGGCTCCGCGCCCGGGCCCGACATCGGCGTCGCCGCCGCGGCCGCGCTCGCCGGGCTCGACGCCGACACCGTCCGCCCGCTGCTGGGCGAGCTGACCCGCGCCCACCTGCTGACCGAGCGGCGCCCGGGCCGCTACCGCGCGCACGACCTGCTCCGCGCGTACGCCGCCGAACTGGCCCAGGCCGGACCGGCCGAGCCCGCGCTGGCGCTCGGCCGGCTGCTCGACCACTACCTCGCCACCGCGCTGGCGGCCAGCCGGCCGCTGCGCTCGGACCGCGAGACGTACGAGCCGGTCCCGCCCCCGACGGCCGGTCCCGAGGTGGCCGAGCGCATCACCGGCGCCGACGCCGCACGCGCCTGGTTCGCCGCCGAGCGGCGCACGCTGCTCGCCGCCGTCGACGCCGCAGCCGACCGCGGCTACGCCGTCCACGCCTGGCAGCTGGCGTGGGCGCTCACCATCGACCTCGACTGGCGCGGACGGTGGCGCGACATCGCCCGGGTGAACAGCTCGGCCCTGCTGGCCGTCCGTCTCCTCGACGACGCCGAGCCCGCGGCGCACCTGCACCGCCTGCTCGGCCGCGCCTACGGCTACCTCGACCGTTACGCCGACGCCGAGGCGCACCTGCAGCGTGCGCTGCGGCTCTACGCCGACCGCCACGACCTCGTCGGGCAGGCCCGGACGCTGCGGTCGCTGGGCGTGGTGAAGGAGCGCACCGGCCGGCACCAGGAGTCGCTCGAGCACGACCTCGACGCGCTGGCGCTGTTCCGGCGCATCGGCCAGCCGGCCGGGCTGGCGGGCGCGCTGAACGCCGTCGGGTGGGGGCAGGCGATGCTTGGCAACTACCAGCGCACGCTGGAGTTCGCCGGCCAGGCGCTGGAGATCTTGCGCGGCCTGGACGACCGTCTCGCCGAGGCGGCGACGCTCGACACCCTGGGGTTCGCGCACCACCAGCTCGGCGCCCACGACCGCGCCGTCGACTGCTTCGAGCGCGCGCTGGACCTGCTGCGCGAGCTCGACGGCCTCTACTACGAAGTGGTCACACTACGGAAGCTCGCCGACAGCCACGAAGCGGCCGGCGACACCGTCGTCGCGGCGCAGGTGCGCCGACTGGCCGTGGCCGCGCTCGACGAACTGGGCGAGCGCGGCACCGAACGGCTGCGGGCGGAGCTGACCGCGTCGGTCACTGCTGAGCGGGACGAGCCTCCGGGTCGGCCGGGGCGGCAGCCGGCGTCTCGGTAG
- a CDS encoding GH116 family glycosyl-hydrolase, with protein sequence MTPEWPVLRRYDADHSLRIALPLGGIGTGTVSLGGRGDLRDWEIRNQPAKGFAPRDSFFAIRAGDAVRALEGPIDPVLYEGWEGAAVPNHSLPRFAHSEFLAAYPLGQVRLNDPDLPITVRLQAFNPLVPADVEASSLPIAVLRYVVTNTSGEPQAVTVAGSVRNPGDDPRNERRDDGVLLRSGGDGERCGSIALAVLDEDDVTVRTTWAGSSWGGPLLDFWDDLAADGRLDERPADGEPVASVAALRTLGPGETHAFTFLLTWHFPNRLDWRGETVIGNHYAEQYGDAWDAVTAIAPRLPGLEERTVAFVSALTGSDLPAPLVEAALANVSTLRSPTCFRTPDGRFYGWEGCHDDSGSCYGNCTHVWNYEHTTPYLFGELARSMRELEFGHATAEDGHMSFRLELPLDRSREHGVAAADGQMGCLVKLHREWRLSGDDDLLRSLWPAARRALAFAWIPGGWDADRDGVMEGSQHNTMDVEYFGPNPQVGTWYLAALRAAEEMARHLGDDEFAATCADLFARGSTWIDEHLFNGEYYRHEIRPPGSEDAIAPGLRLPGIGARDLTAPELQIGDGCLTDQLVGQHAARLTGLGDLLDAGHVTTTLRSILRHNDRTAPGAPFNPKRSYALAGEPGLLVASYPHGNRPQRPFPYFAEVWTGLEYTAAIGLLQAGLTEAATGVVEAVRSRFDGRRRNPFDEAECGHHYVRAMAAWGTIPALTGFGYDGVSGTLRFAAADLAAGPVTWFWASGDAWGTATQAAAGDGVRVSVTVGGGRLRLDTLAIDGLGATTMPGRVVSTGETADATMGGQRLS encoded by the coding sequence ATGACGCCGGAATGGCCGGTCCTGCGCCGGTACGACGCCGACCACTCGCTGCGCATCGCGCTTCCCCTGGGTGGCATCGGGACGGGGACGGTGTCGCTGGGCGGCCGCGGCGACCTGCGCGACTGGGAGATCCGCAACCAGCCGGCCAAGGGCTTCGCGCCGCGCGACAGCTTCTTCGCGATCAGGGCGGGTGACGCCGTCCGGGCGCTGGAGGGGCCGATCGACCCCGTCCTGTACGAGGGCTGGGAGGGCGCGGCGGTCCCGAACCACTCACTGCCCCGGTTCGCCCACTCGGAGTTCCTGGCCGCCTACCCGCTGGGCCAGGTGCGGCTCAACGACCCGGACCTGCCGATCACGGTGCGGCTGCAGGCGTTCAACCCGCTGGTCCCGGCCGACGTCGAGGCGAGCTCGCTGCCGATCGCGGTGCTGCGCTACGTCGTGACGAACACGAGCGGCGAGCCGCAGGCCGTCACCGTCGCCGGCAGCGTCCGCAATCCCGGCGACGATCCCCGCAACGAGCGCCGCGACGACGGCGTCCTGCTCCGGTCCGGCGGCGACGGCGAGCGCTGCGGCTCGATCGCCCTCGCCGTGCTCGACGAGGACGACGTCACCGTCCGCACGACGTGGGCCGGGTCCAGCTGGGGCGGCCCGCTGCTGGACTTCTGGGACGACCTCGCCGCCGACGGACGGCTGGACGAACGGCCCGCGGACGGCGAGCCGGTCGCGTCGGTGGCGGCGCTGCGCACGCTCGGGCCGGGCGAGACGCACGCGTTCACGTTCCTGCTCACCTGGCACTTCCCGAACCGCCTGGACTGGCGCGGCGAGACCGTCATCGGCAACCACTATGCGGAGCAGTACGGCGACGCCTGGGACGCCGTCACGGCGATCGCCCCGCGGCTGCCCGGCCTGGAGGAGCGCACCGTCGCCTTCGTCAGTGCCCTGACCGGCAGCGACCTGCCCGCTCCGCTCGTCGAGGCCGCGCTCGCCAACGTCAGCACGCTGCGCTCGCCGACCTGCTTCCGCACCCCGGACGGCCGGTTCTACGGCTGGGAGGGCTGCCACGACGACAGCGGCAGCTGCTACGGCAACTGCACGCACGTGTGGAACTACGAGCACACGACGCCGTACCTGTTCGGCGAGCTGGCGCGGTCGATGCGCGAGCTGGAGTTCGGGCACGCGACGGCCGAGGACGGGCACATGAGCTTCCGGCTGGAGCTGCCGCTGGACCGGTCCCGCGAGCACGGCGTCGCCGCGGCCGACGGGCAGATGGGCTGCCTGGTGAAGCTGCACCGCGAGTGGCGGCTCAGCGGCGACGACGACCTGCTGCGCTCGCTCTGGCCGGCCGCCCGCCGGGCGCTGGCGTTCGCCTGGATCCCCGGCGGCTGGGACGCCGACCGCGACGGCGTCATGGAGGGCTCCCAGCACAACACCATGGACGTCGAGTACTTCGGGCCGAACCCGCAGGTCGGAACGTGGTACCTCGCGGCGCTGCGGGCGGCGGAGGAGATGGCGCGGCACCTCGGCGACGACGAGTTCGCCGCCACGTGCGCGGACCTGTTCGCCCGCGGCAGCACCTGGATCGACGAGCACCTGTTCAACGGCGAGTACTACCGGCACGAGATCCGCCCGCCGGGCAGCGAGGACGCCATCGCGCCGGGGCTGCGGCTGCCCGGCATCGGCGCCCGCGACCTCACCGCGCCGGAGCTGCAGATCGGCGACGGCTGCCTCACCGACCAGCTGGTCGGCCAGCACGCCGCCCGGCTCACCGGCCTCGGCGACCTGCTCGACGCCGGCCACGTGACGACCACGCTGCGCAGCATCCTGCGGCACAACGACCGCACCGCGCCGGGCGCGCCGTTCAACCCCAAGCGCAGCTACGCGCTGGCCGGCGAGCCGGGCCTGCTGGTCGCGTCGTACCCGCACGGCAACCGCCCGCAGCGGCCGTTCCCCTACTTCGCCGAGGTGTGGACCGGGCTGGAGTACACCGCCGCCATCGGGCTGCTGCAGGCCGGACTCACCGAGGCCGCGACCGGCGTCGTCGAGGCGGTCCGCAGCCGCTTCGACGGACGCCGCCGCAACCCGTTCGACGAGGCCGAGTGCGGCCACCACTACGTGCGCGCCATGGCCGCCTGGGGCACCATCCCCGCGCTGACCGGGTTCGGCTACGACGGCGTCAGCGGCACGCTGCGCTTCGCGGCCGCGGACCTCGCCGCCGGCCCCGTCACGTGGTTCTGGGCCTCCGGCGACGCGTGGGGCACGGCGACCCAGGCCGCGGCCGGCGACGGCGTGCGCGTCAGCGTGACGGTGGGTGGCGGACGGCTGCGGCTGGACACGCTCGCGATCGACGGCCTCGGCGCCACGACCATGCCCGGCCGCGTAGTCTCGACCGGTGAGACCGCCGATGCAACCATGGGCGGTCAACGACTGTCATAA
- a CDS encoding class I SAM-dependent methyltransferase translates to MSSFGAVGARLYAWFNRHPESNRVVVGLAELRAGEPVLEVGCGPGVALELAAAVAGAEHVAAVEPSETFVAMARKRVPGADVRVAGAEDVPFADGSFAAIYTLASMHHWHDRDAGLATLCAKLRPGGRLVLAERLLDRPGHGITQAQIGEVAGRLTGLGQVDVHTEQRDVGRKTLVAVISERPRTA, encoded by the coding sequence ATGAGCAGCTTCGGCGCCGTCGGCGCGCGGCTCTACGCCTGGTTCAACCGCCACCCCGAGTCCAACCGGGTGGTGGTCGGCCTCGCGGAGCTGCGCGCCGGCGAGCCGGTGCTGGAGGTCGGCTGCGGTCCGGGCGTCGCGCTCGAGCTGGCCGCCGCCGTCGCCGGCGCCGAGCACGTTGCCGCGGTCGAGCCGTCCGAGACGTTCGTCGCCATGGCCCGCAAGCGGGTGCCCGGCGCGGACGTCCGGGTGGCCGGCGCCGAGGACGTCCCGTTCGCCGACGGCTCGTTCGCGGCCATCTACACGCTGGCCTCCATGCACCACTGGCACGACCGCGACGCCGGCCTGGCCACGCTGTGCGCGAAGCTGCGCCCGGGCGGCCGCCTGGTGCTGGCCGAACGGCTGCTCGACCGGCCCGGCCACGGCATCACCCAGGCCCAGATCGGCGAGGTGGCGGGCCGGCTGACCGGCCTCGGCCAGGTCGACGTCCACACCGAGCAGCGCGACGTCGGCCGCAAGACGCTGGTCGCCGTCATCTCGGAGCGTCCCCGCACCGCTTGA
- a CDS encoding family 10 glycosylhydrolase, with translation MSRRRRTLPVIVALVLATVAAPSAAADPAPEQEQWRGYWVDAFNEGIYTPAQVEELVGDALEVNANALIVQVARRYDCFCNGADYPRTDAAIAPAPYDPLDEVIEQAHAAGLEVHAWVNFGTLWNSATPPRSPDHVFNTNGPSATGPDRWLNKRVDGTERVGNNSFLDPANPAARDYVVGAIQSIVREYDVDGINLDYIRYPDHNSTTTHSDWGYSETSIARFQAATGRTDIPAPSDAQFTEWRREQITSIVRRIYLGIFEVDPTVRLSNDGITYGFGPQSVGGWEQTRTYAEVLQDWRAWLDEGIIDTVVAMNYKREWMPDQAQMFAEWNEVLADWQGDRQTVSGPALYLNEVDDSVQQVRDLLTPTAAGNTVAGWSGYSYANASLTAAAGTPAVKDAERAALAAALTTGPDAPFADDAAVPSMPWKEDPTTGNVAGALRLRTGAALDGVTVTLEPVAGGGETRTQVSDGSGWFGFVDVPPGVYLARYELPDRVTGAPLSVVRVRAGELAGTRTPPFIALP, from the coding sequence GCACTCGTCCTCGCCACGGTCGCCGCACCCTCGGCCGCGGCCGATCCGGCGCCGGAGCAGGAACAGTGGCGCGGCTACTGGGTCGACGCCTTCAACGAGGGCATCTACACCCCCGCACAGGTCGAGGAGCTGGTCGGCGACGCGCTGGAGGTCAACGCGAACGCGCTGATCGTCCAGGTGGCCCGCCGCTACGACTGCTTCTGCAACGGTGCCGACTACCCCCGCACCGACGCCGCCATCGCGCCGGCGCCCTACGACCCGCTGGACGAGGTGATCGAGCAGGCGCACGCGGCCGGGCTCGAGGTGCACGCGTGGGTCAACTTCGGCACGTTGTGGAACTCCGCGACGCCGCCGCGCTCCCCCGACCACGTGTTCAACACGAACGGCCCGAGCGCCACCGGCCCCGACCGCTGGCTGAACAAGCGCGTCGACGGCACCGAACGGGTCGGCAACAACAGCTTCCTCGACCCCGCCAACCCGGCCGCCCGCGACTACGTCGTCGGCGCCATCCAGAGCATCGTCCGCGAGTACGACGTCGACGGCATCAACCTCGACTACATCCGCTACCCGGACCACAACTCGACCACCACGCACAGCGACTGGGGCTACAGCGAGACGTCGATCGCGCGGTTCCAGGCCGCCACCGGCCGCACTGACATACCGGCGCCGTCCGACGCGCAGTTCACCGAGTGGCGGCGCGAGCAGATCACCAGCATCGTGCGCCGCATCTACCTCGGCATCTTCGAGGTCGACCCGACGGTGCGGCTGAGCAACGACGGCATCACCTACGGCTTCGGCCCGCAGAGCGTCGGCGGTTGGGAGCAGACCCGCACGTACGCCGAGGTCCTGCAGGACTGGCGGGCCTGGCTGGACGAGGGGATCATCGACACCGTCGTCGCCATGAACTACAAGCGCGAGTGGATGCCCGACCAAGCGCAGATGTTCGCCGAGTGGAACGAGGTGCTGGCCGACTGGCAGGGCGACCGCCAGACGGTCTCGGGCCCGGCGCTCTACCTCAACGAGGTCGACGACAGCGTCCAGCAGGTCCGCGACCTGCTGACCCCCACCGCCGCCGGCAACACGGTCGCCGGCTGGAGCGGCTACTCCTACGCCAACGCGTCGCTGACGGCGGCCGCCGGGACGCCCGCGGTGAAGGACGCCGAGCGGGCCGCGCTGGCCGCCGCGCTCACGACCGGCCCGGACGCCCCGTTCGCCGACGACGCCGCCGTCCCGTCCATGCCGTGGAAGGAGGACCCGACGACGGGCAACGTGGCCGGCGCGCTGCGGCTGCGCACCGGCGCCGCCCTCGACGGCGTCACCGTCACCCTCGAACCGGTGGCCGGCGGCGGCGAGACCCGGACGCAGGTCAGCGACGGCTCGGGCTGGTTCGGCTTCGTCGACGTGCCGCCCGGCGTGTACCTGGCCCGCTACGAACTGCCCGACCGGGTGACCGGCGCCCCCCTCAGCGTGGTCCGGGTGCGGGCGGGCGAGCTGGCCGGCACGCGCACGCCGCCGTTCATCGCGCTGCCGTAG